The Candidatus Thiodiazotropha endoloripes genome has a window encoding:
- the msbA gene encoding lipid A export permease/ATP-binding protein MsbA — protein MASETPDGSGMSGKELYFRLLQRVKPYWKQFGGALSAMIILAMTEPLIPILMKPMLDGSFVAKDPDYIFWSPILLILLFTVRGVMNFVTSVAFEWVAGKVVLDLRRSMIERILTMGTPYFDSNATGTLISKVTYNVNQVTMAATKVLTTIVKDTIVVIGLMAYMLYLNWMLTMVIFLALPVIVITVRLLAVRLRRVNRSLQSTMGVMTQVLEESVRGHKVIKIFEGRPYEQKRFLERANWVRRYNMKSKVAGSAHMPLVEIVGATMIAALVYVSTHDTVLGELTIGGFVSLMAAIGLLFSPLKRLTGINQPLQKGLAAAETVFGLIDEPAEADDGKSELQRVAGRVTFESVSFRYPNMDKDALKPISFEIAPGSTVALVGHSGGGKTTIANLIPRFYNPTGGRILIDEVDTQDLSLLSLRRQLSYVGQESVLFDDTVAANIAYGAQGEPTMEQIREAARSAHALEFIERLPEGFDTRIGEDGVRLSGGQRQRLAIARALIKDAPILLLDEATSALDTESERHVQAALQALTRERTTLVIAHRLSTIQHADKILVVHDGELIESGRHQELIEQQGAYYQLCRHQFSEQFDREEEG, from the coding sequence ATGGCCAGTGAGACACCAGATGGTTCCGGTATGTCGGGCAAGGAGCTCTATTTCCGGCTGCTGCAGCGGGTAAAACCCTACTGGAAGCAATTCGGCGGCGCCCTCTCGGCGATGATCATTCTGGCGATGACCGAACCGCTGATCCCGATTCTGATGAAGCCGATGCTCGACGGCAGCTTCGTGGCGAAGGATCCGGACTATATCTTCTGGTCGCCGATCCTGCTGATTCTGCTGTTCACCGTGCGCGGGGTGATGAACTTCGTCACCAGTGTGGCGTTCGAGTGGGTTGCCGGCAAGGTTGTGCTGGATCTGCGCCGCTCGATGATCGAGCGGATTCTCACCATGGGAACCCCCTATTTCGACAGCAATGCCACCGGCACCCTGATCTCCAAGGTGACCTATAACGTCAATCAGGTGACCATGGCGGCGACCAAGGTGTTGACCACCATCGTCAAAGACACCATCGTGGTGATCGGCCTGATGGCCTACATGCTCTATCTGAACTGGATGCTGACCATGGTGATCTTTCTGGCGCTGCCGGTGATCGTGATTACCGTGCGACTGCTGGCGGTGCGGCTGCGCCGGGTCAACCGCTCTCTGCAGAGCACCATGGGGGTGATGACCCAGGTGCTGGAGGAGTCGGTGCGGGGCCATAAGGTGATCAAGATCTTCGAAGGCCGGCCCTATGAGCAGAAGCGCTTTCTGGAGCGGGCCAACTGGGTGCGCCGCTACAACATGAAGAGCAAGGTGGCTGGTTCCGCGCATATGCCCCTGGTGGAGATCGTCGGCGCGACGATGATTGCAGCACTGGTCTATGTGAGTACCCATGACACGGTATTGGGGGAGTTGACCATCGGTGGTTTCGTCTCACTGATGGCGGCCATCGGGCTACTCTTCTCACCCTTGAAACGACTCACCGGGATCAACCAGCCGCTGCAGAAGGGGCTGGCTGCGGCTGAGACCGTATTCGGCCTGATCGACGAGCCCGCGGAGGCCGACGACGGCAAGTCGGAGCTGCAGCGGGTTGCCGGTCGGGTGACCTTCGAGTCCGTCTCCTTCCGCTATCCGAATATGGATAAGGATGCCCTCAAACCGATCAGTTTCGAGATTGCCCCGGGCAGCACGGTGGCGCTGGTGGGTCACTCAGGCGGTGGCAAGACTACCATCGCCAACCTGATTCCCCGCTTCTACAACCCAACCGGCGGGCGTATTCTGATCGATGAGGTCGACACCCAGGATCTCAGCCTGCTGAGTCTGCGCCGGCAGCTCTCCTATGTGGGGCAGGAGTCGGTACTGTTCGACGATACGGTGGCGGCCAACATCGCCTATGGTGCTCAGGGTGAACCCACCATGGAACAGATCAGGGAAGCGGCCAGAAGCGCCCATGCCCTGGAGTTCATCGAACGCCTGCCGGAGGGTTTCGATACCCGTATCGGTGAGGATGGTGTTCGCCTCTCCGGCGGGCAGCGTCAACGGCTGGCCATCGCCCGGGCGCTGATCAAGGATGCACCGATTCTGTTGCTGGACGAGGCCACCTCGGCACTGGATACCGAGTCGGAAAGGCATGTACAGGCTGCCCTGCAGGCCCTGACCAGGGAGCGAACCACGCTGGTGATCGCCCATCGTCTCTCCACCATTCAGCATGCGGATAAGATCCTGGTGGTGCACGATGGTGAGTTGATTGAATCGGGCCGGCATCAAGAGCTGATCGAACAGCAGGGTGCCTATTATCAACTCTGCCGTCACCAGTTCAGCGAGCAGTTCGACCGTGAGGAAGAGGGCTAG
- the waaA gene encoding lipid IV(A) 3-deoxy-D-manno-octulosonic acid transferase yields MRYLYTLLLMLLAPIYPLRLFWRARKAPAYRERWLERFGVFDPPEGQEGIWIHAVSVGEVQAIAPLVGRLLDRYPDHPLLITTTTPTGADRVKALFGSDVSHRYAPVDLPWVVQRYLQAYRPRLLILVETEIWPNLIYHAKREKIPTLLANARMSVRSARGYHKLAGLTRQALRNLTLIAPHAEADAERFHTLGARPEQLEVIGSIKYDIHLPGSLLERADVLRREWGAARPVWIAASTHEGEDELVLQAHMEVRRHIGDALLVVVPRHPERFERVAQLVEESGFSLVRRSEQTACDEETGVFLGDTMGELTLFIGASDAAFIGGSLVPHGGHNILEAAAQGVAVVFGPHMFNFNEIKTLFMQQQAAVEVASAEALAEQVTQWLSDASERSRVGEAGRELVDKNRGALDRLTRLIEQLLDNY; encoded by the coding sequence ATGCGATACCTTTATACACTACTGCTGATGCTGCTGGCGCCGATCTATCCGTTGCGGCTCTTCTGGCGGGCGCGTAAGGCGCCGGCCTACCGGGAGCGTTGGCTGGAACGATTCGGTGTTTTCGATCCCCCGGAAGGCCAGGAGGGGATCTGGATCCATGCGGTATCGGTGGGTGAGGTACAGGCGATTGCGCCCCTGGTGGGCCGCTTGCTCGACCGCTATCCGGATCACCCTTTGCTGATCACCACCACCACCCCAACCGGCGCCGACCGGGTCAAAGCCCTGTTCGGTAGCGATGTGTCCCATCGCTATGCGCCGGTCGATCTGCCCTGGGTGGTGCAACGCTACCTGCAGGCCTACCGACCCAGGCTGCTGATCCTGGTTGAGACCGAGATCTGGCCCAATCTGATCTACCACGCCAAGCGGGAGAAGATCCCGACCCTGTTGGCGAATGCCCGCATGTCGGTCCGTTCCGCCCGGGGTTATCACAAACTGGCCGGACTGACCCGACAGGCGCTGCGCAATCTGACCCTGATCGCTCCCCATGCGGAGGCGGATGCGGAGCGCTTCCATACCCTGGGCGCCCGGCCGGAGCAGCTGGAGGTGATCGGCAGCATCAAATATGACATCCACCTGCCCGGCAGTCTGCTGGAGCGGGCTGATGTGTTGCGCAGAGAGTGGGGCGCCGCCCGGCCGGTGTGGATTGCCGCCAGTACCCACGAGGGGGAGGATGAGCTGGTGCTGCAGGCCCACATGGAGGTGCGTCGGCATATCGGTGATGCACTGCTGGTGGTGGTGCCGCGCCATCCGGAACGTTTTGAGCGGGTGGCGCAGCTGGTTGAGGAGTCCGGCTTTTCGCTGGTCAGGCGGAGCGAGCAAACCGCCTGCGATGAAGAGACCGGGGTCTTCCTGGGCGATACCATGGGAGAGCTGACCCTCTTTATCGGTGCCTCGGATGCGGCCTTTATCGGTGGCAGTCTGGTGCCCCATGGCGGGCACAATATCCTTGAGGCCGCCGCCCAGGGGGTTGCGGTGGTGTTCGGTCCTCACATGTTCAACTTCAATGAGATCAAGACGTTGTTCATGCAGCAGCAGGCCGCAGTTGAAGTTGCTTCAGCCGAAGCCCTGGCGGAGCAGGTCACCCAGTGGTTGAGCGATGCCAGTGAGCGTAGCCGGGTCGGTGAGGCGGGGCGGGAGCTGGTGGACAAAAACCGGGGCGCGCTGGATCGGCTGACCCGTTTGATTGAGCAGTTGCTCGATAATTACTGA
- a CDS encoding metallophosphoesterase family protein, whose protein sequence is MRIFTVSDIHIDFAVNEQWIANLSDSDYLDDCLILAGDISDSEALIARCFDQLMRKFKAVFYVPGNHDIWVRKDSLADSIEKFFKLLELAQQHQVITEPKRLNGTSIVPLFSWYDLSFGTMSDTLLGKWMDFSHCKWPESLETPEAQNRFFLGKNKLQLAHSSERVITFSHFLPRIDVMPDFIPHRFRDIYPVLGSPQLDQQVRALDSDIHIYGHSHVNRSVKIKGVRYINNAFGYPSETRIAAKVLLEIDL, encoded by the coding sequence ATGAGGATTTTCACCGTCTCAGACATCCACATCGACTTTGCGGTGAATGAGCAGTGGATCGCCAATCTCTCCGACTCGGACTATCTCGATGACTGTCTGATTCTGGCTGGCGACATTTCGGACTCGGAGGCCCTTATCGCCCGCTGTTTTGATCAGCTGATGCGGAAATTCAAAGCGGTTTTCTACGTTCCCGGCAACCACGATATCTGGGTTCGCAAAGACTCCCTCGCCGACTCCATTGAGAAATTTTTCAAGCTGCTTGAGTTGGCGCAGCAGCATCAGGTGATCACCGAACCCAAGCGTCTCAACGGCACCAGCATCGTTCCGCTCTTCTCCTGGTACGACCTCAGTTTCGGCACCATGAGCGATACCCTGTTGGGTAAGTGGATGGATTTCAGCCACTGCAAATGGCCCGAGTCACTGGAGACTCCGGAGGCGCAAAATCGGTTCTTTCTGGGTAAAAACAAGCTCCAGCTGGCTCACTCGTCCGAGCGAGTGATCACTTTCTCCCACTTTCTGCCCCGCATCGATGTAATGCCGGATTTCATTCCCCACCGGTTTCGCGACATCTACCCGGTGCTGGGCAGCCCGCAGCTCGATCAGCAGGTTCGCGCCCTCGACTCAGATATCCATATCTACGGCCACAGTCATGTCAACCGGAGCGTGAAGATCAAAGGCGTTCGCTACATCAATAATGCCTTCGGCTACCCCTCAGAGACCCGCATCGCGGCGAAGGTGCTGCTTGAGATCGATCTATGA